CTTGGGGGCTCGCGTGAAACGCCCGGACCTCTGCATTTATACGTGCGGCGGTAAAATCCTCCGGAAACGCGCTGCCCAGTAACGGTTCCAGGCGGGCTCGCAGATATAGCGCGATCTGCTTGAAGACATCGGAATCAAACGCCGTCGAACGCACCAAGCAGGTGCCGAAGACGTCGAACGACATGATCACTTTGGTAGGAATGGTCGTCACTTAACTTCACGCTCGCGACTATTCGCCTGAGCCGTTCGGGACCCAACTGCTTGGAGGTTCAGTTCGAAACTTACCTCGTCTAGCTTTTCCCAAGATAGTTCCGCCTTGAACACCTGAAGCCAACACCAGCGGACAATCCAGCGGCGTAATGCATCACGGCTCTGGCGCCTCCACACGCGCTTTGGGAGCCGGCCGAGTCCCTTGGACGCATCAATCTTGATCTCATCGAATCCGGCGTTCTTGAGGACGAAGTAGAGCGAATGTTCCGTGAAGCTCGAGTGGTGAGTATAATCGTTGTATCGCCACCGCGCGGATAGAATTGCACTCGCATTGGGAACGGTAAGAAATAGTTTTCCACCGGGTTGCAAGACCTCGTGGATGGCCAGTGCGAAGCCGATCTGGACCTGGATCGGCACATGCTCGAGTACATCCAGCAAAGAAGCGAACGCAAATTGGCTGCGATGCGCTTCGAGCCAAGCAATCGTATCGTCCGTCACGATCACCTGAAACCCGGCATCCCTGGCCTTTTGAGCTTGTTCAGGCGACACCTCCAAGCCCAATAGATTGGTGTATCCGAGGTTACGCATTGCGCGAAGCGCAAAGCCATATCCGCAACCGACGTCGATTATCGGTGAAGATCGATCGGCCGGCAGGTGCCGCCCTAGCAACTCGGCCATGTTTCGCGTCATGGTTTCTGCGTGCTCCTCCGAGTCATCGTGAAACCGGCGGTAGTAGATCGAATAGTCAAATCGGTTCATGACCGGGAGTGATTAAAAAATTCAGCCGGACACCTAAGCTGCTAGGCCATTATAAGCTCTCGAAAGACGATCGTACCCCAGCCGCGTGTCCAGGCTGCGAGCGTAGCACCCGCTCCTTGTTCCGGAGCGACCTCAAACATCAGGGTCTCCATCACGACGTCAAAATCGAGATGCCCGGTCCGGTTGTCGCCTTTGCCGAGCGCTACTCCACAAAAGTAGTGTCCCGGAGCCAATCTAGGCGATGGAAGCACCAATTTGTACTCGACTTCCTCTCCCCGTTTGGGTCCGGGCCGTTCAACGCTAAAACAGCTGCCAACGGGAATCGCATCAGCGGTGAAAACGGTGATGCTGAAGCGCAGTTTAGAAATATCGTCGCGGGCACGGATTTTGGCGTAGAACTCAAAGTCATCGCCAAACTGAAAAAGTGGAACCGGACGGTCGAACCGTAGAGAGATAAACTTAGCGGCCATGGTCCCGACGTACTTCCGGCGTGCGTGCTCCACCTCAAATACCGTTGTATTGTCGTCGGATATGCTGCCCGAATACATTTCGATCGCCTTGTGCGAGGGCCCCTGATAAAAGAGTTGACCGTTGGCAAACACTAAACCAGTCGTTGTAAGTTGTTGTACCGCGGACATGTTGTGACTGACAAAAAGCACGGTACGCCCTTGCTTCGTGGACACATCCTGCATCTTGCCTAAGCATTTCTTCTGAAACTCGACGTCTCCGACCGCAAGCACTTCATCCACGATCAAAATCTCAGGCTCCAAGTGGGCAGCAACTGCAAACGCCAGCCGTACGTACATGCCACTGCTGTAGCGTTTCACGGGCGTATCGAGAAATCTCTCCACCTCAGCGAACGCAACGATCTCGTCAAACTTCACCTTGATCTCGGCACGCTTCATCCCGAGAATCGAACCGTTTAGGTAAATGTTTTCGCGTCCGGTAAGTTCAGGGTGGAACCCCGTGCCGACTTCAAGCAAGCTGGCCACTCGGCCTTTGATGCGGACCCGGCCCTCGGTAGGTTCCGTGATCCTGCTCAGAATCTTCAACAGAGTGGATTTACCGGCGCCGTTGCGTCCAATAATCCCAAAAACCTCTCCTTCCTTAACCTGAAATGACACGTTCCTGAGAGCCCAGAAATTTTCGACCGAATTTTGAAAGGATGAACGGCCGGAAGCCTGAGAATGTGAATCAGTTTTCCCATTCCGGTGCCCGAGGACCTTGCCAAGCCCTCTCAACGGAGCTACCGCCTTTCGAGCGATCACATCTCGTAAAGTGGCATATCCATCGCCATTACCCATGTGATTCAGGGTATAGCGTTTGCCGAGGTTTT
This region of Verrucomicrobiota bacterium genomic DNA includes:
- a CDS encoding ABC transporter ATP-binding protein, producing the protein MLETVISVENLGKRYTLNHMGNGDGYATLRDVIARKAVAPLRGLGKVLGHRNGKTDSHSQASGRSSFQNSVENFWALRNVSFQVKEGEVFGIIGRNGAGKSTLLKILSRITEPTEGRVRIKGRVASLLEVGTGFHPELTGRENIYLNGSILGMKRAEIKVKFDEIVAFAEVERFLDTPVKRYSSGMYVRLAFAVAAHLEPEILIVDEVLAVGDVEFQKKCLGKMQDVSTKQGRTVLFVSHNMSAVQQLTTTGLVFANGQLFYQGPSHKAIEMYSGSISDDNTTVFEVEHARRKYVGTMAAKFISLRFDRPVPLFQFGDDFEFYAKIRARDDISKLRFSITVFTADAIPVGSCFSVERPGPKRGEEVEYKLVLPSPRLAPGHYFCGVALGKGDNRTGHLDFDVVMETLMFEVAPEQGAGATLAAWTRGWGTIVFRELIMA
- a CDS encoding class I SAM-dependent methyltransferase, whose product is MNRFDYSIYYRRFHDDSEEHAETMTRNMAELLGRHLPADRSSPIIDVGCGYGFALRAMRNLGYTNLLGLEVSPEQAQKARDAGFQVIVTDDTIAWLEAHRSQFAFASLLDVLEHVPIQVQIGFALAIHEVLQPGGKLFLTVPNASAILSARWRYNDYTHHSSFTEHSLYFVLKNAGFDEIKIDASKGLGRLPKRVWRRQSRDALRRWIVRWCWLQVFKAELSWEKLDEVSFELNLQAVGSRTAQANSREREVK